In the Ruminococcus sp. OA3 genome, one interval contains:
- a CDS encoding endonuclease MutS2 has protein sequence MNSKALQTLEYYKIIQKLASYASSPMGKVRCESLLPSTDLSEIRSLQQQTHDALSRLFKKGSTSFGNAKDLRASLKRLEIGSSLSIPELLAICAMLENCARVKSYGRPEQADTPADSLTSMFDALEPLTGLSTEIRHCILSEEEISDDASPALRQIRRSMKFTNDKIHTQLNAIVNGSSRTYLQDAVVTMRNGRYCIPVKAEYKGQVPGMIHDQSSSGSTLFVEPMAIVKLNNELRELELKEAAEIDVILATLSALAAEHQETLRYNLENMVELDFIFARASLAMEQNANEPLFNTTGKIHIRQGRHPLIDSRQVVPIDIRLGEDFDLLIVTGPNTGGKTVSLKTAGLLTLMGQAGLHIPALSRSELSVFTEVYADIGDEQSIEQSLSTFSSHMTNVVSFLAHADDRSLVLFDELGAGTDPTEGAALAISILSYLHGKGIRTMATTHYSELKVYALSTPGVENACCEFDVETLRPTYRLLIGIPGKSNAFAISGKLGLPDFIIQDARQRISKEDTSFEDVISNLEETRKTVEKERIELQKYKEEIAQLKLQLEEKNEKLSQRREKMIRDANEEAHAVLREAKEYADQTIKQFQKFEKDSPSIQRMEKERQQLREKMKKAEKKMAMQTDPAHISTLKPSDLHLGDTVKIMSLSLKGTVSTLPDAKGNLFVQAGIMRTKTNISDLKLMDEEVIRAPGMKRSGSGKVKMQKSASVSTEINLLGKTVDEAIAELDKYLDDAYIAHVPSVRIVHGKGTGALRKGVHNYLKRQKHISSFRLGEFGEGDAGVTIVEFK, from the coding sequence ATGAACAGCAAAGCATTACAGACTTTAGAATATTACAAAATCATACAGAAACTGGCCTCTTATGCCTCCTCACCGATGGGAAAAGTACGCTGTGAATCATTGCTGCCTTCCACTGACCTTTCAGAGATCAGAAGCCTGCAGCAGCAGACGCACGATGCTCTGAGCCGTCTGTTTAAGAAGGGCAGCACCTCTTTCGGAAATGCCAAAGACCTCCGTGCTTCTCTGAAGCGTCTGGAGATCGGCAGTTCACTCAGTATCCCTGAGCTGCTGGCAATCTGCGCCATGCTCGAGAACTGTGCCCGTGTCAAATCATACGGACGCCCGGAACAGGCTGACACACCGGCTGATTCTCTGACCTCCATGTTTGACGCACTGGAACCGCTGACGGGGCTCTCGACAGAGATCAGGCACTGCATTCTGTCAGAGGAAGAGATCAGTGACGATGCTTCCCCGGCCCTGAGACAAATCCGCCGGTCCATGAAATTTACCAATGATAAAATCCACACTCAGCTGAATGCCATCGTAAACGGAAGCTCACGCACCTACCTGCAGGATGCGGTTGTCACAATGCGTAACGGGCGTTACTGTATCCCTGTGAAAGCAGAATATAAAGGACAGGTCCCTGGAATGATCCATGACCAGTCATCAAGCGGCTCCACACTGTTTGTGGAACCGATGGCAATCGTAAAACTGAACAATGAGCTGCGTGAACTGGAGTTAAAAGAAGCCGCCGAGATTGATGTCATTCTGGCAACCCTGAGTGCACTTGCGGCAGAACATCAGGAAACACTGCGGTACAATCTTGAAAACATGGTCGAACTCGACTTCATTTTTGCCCGTGCTTCCCTGGCAATGGAACAGAATGCCAACGAACCGTTATTTAACACAACCGGGAAGATCCACATTCGTCAGGGACGCCATCCACTGATCGACTCCCGCCAGGTTGTTCCGATCGATATCCGGCTCGGGGAAGATTTTGACCTTCTGATCGTAACAGGTCCCAACACGGGTGGTAAGACGGTTTCCTTAAAGACTGCCGGGCTGCTGACTCTGATGGGTCAGGCGGGCCTTCACATTCCCGCACTTTCCCGTTCAGAACTATCTGTATTTACGGAAGTCTACGCGGATATCGGTGATGAGCAGAGCATCGAGCAGTCCCTGAGTACTTTCTCCTCACATATGACCAATGTAGTCTCATTTCTTGCACATGCGGATGACAGATCCCTGGTGCTGTTTGATGAGCTTGGCGCAGGTACGGATCCGACGGAAGGTGCTGCTCTGGCTATCTCCATCCTGTCTTATCTTCACGGAAAAGGCATCCGCACAATGGCAACGACACATTACAGTGAATTGAAAGTCTACGCGCTTTCTACTCCGGGTGTTGAAAACGCCTGCTGCGAATTTGATGTGGAAACTCTGCGGCCGACATACCGGCTGCTGATCGGTATTCCAGGTAAGAGTAATGCTTTCGCAATTTCCGGTAAGCTCGGTCTCCCGGATTTTATCATCCAGGACGCAAGGCAGCGGATCAGTAAAGAAGACACCTCCTTCGAGGATGTGATCTCCAATCTGGAAGAAACCCGGAAAACGGTTGAAAAAGAGAGAATTGAACTTCAGAAATACAAAGAAGAGATCGCTCAGCTAAAATTACAGCTGGAAGAAAAAAATGAAAAACTATCACAGCGCAGAGAAAAAATGATCCGCGATGCCAACGAGGAAGCTCACGCAGTGCTCCGTGAGGCGAAAGAATACGCTGATCAGACGATCAAGCAATTTCAGAAATTCGAGAAAGACAGTCCTTCCATACAGAGGATGGAAAAAGAACGCCAGCAGCTGCGTGAGAAGATGAAAAAAGCAGAAAAGAAAATGGCCATGCAGACGGACCCTGCTCATATTTCCACTCTGAAACCGTCTGACCTGCACCTCGGTGACACGGTAAAAATCATGAGCCTTAGTCTGAAAGGAACCGTAAGTACCCTGCCGGACGCAAAAGGCAATCTGTTCGTACAGGCGGGTATTATGAGAACTAAAACAAACATTTCAGACCTGAAACTCATGGATGAGGAAGTCATCCGGGCCCCAGGCATGAAACGGAGCGGATCCGGAAAGGTAAAGATGCAGAAATCTGCCAGTGTCAGCACCGAGATCAACCTGCTCGGCAAGACCGTGGATGAAGCCATCGCCGAACTGGATAAATATCTGGATGATGCCTATATCGCACATGTGCCAAGTGTCCGTATTGTCCACGGCAAGGGGACCGGCGCACTTCGCAAAGGAGTTCACAATTATCTGAAGCGCCAGAAACATATCTCCTCGTTTCGGCTTGGGGAGTTCGGTGAGGGAGATGCCGGCGTAACTATCGTTGAGTTTAAATAA
- a CDS encoding response regulator transcription factor has product MVAKQKILIVDDDNNIAELISLYLTKECFDNMIVNDGEEALEAFDTFKPNLVLLDLMLPGMDGYQVCREIRYKSNVPIIMLSAKGEIFDKVLGLELGADDYMIKPFDSKELVARVKAVLRRFEPAAKSSQEKSSGKYVEYPDLVINLTNYSVLYHGESIDMPPKELELLYFLASSPNQVFTREQLLDHIWGYEYIGDTRTVDVHIKRLREKIKDHKSWSISTVWGIGYKFEVKSS; this is encoded by the coding sequence ATGGTAGCAAAACAGAAAATCCTAATCGTAGATGACGACAACAACATTGCAGAACTGATCTCTCTCTATCTCACCAAGGAATGCTTCGACAACATGATTGTCAACGATGGAGAGGAGGCGCTTGAGGCGTTTGACACTTTCAAGCCAAATCTTGTCCTGCTGGACCTGATGCTCCCCGGCATGGACGGCTATCAGGTATGCAGAGAAATCCGCTACAAATCCAATGTTCCGATCATCATGCTCTCCGCAAAAGGCGAGATTTTTGATAAGGTGCTTGGACTTGAGCTGGGTGCAGATGATTATATGATCAAACCCTTTGATTCCAAGGAACTTGTAGCCCGTGTCAAGGCTGTACTGAGGCGTTTTGAGCCAGCTGCCAAATCTTCTCAGGAAAAATCCAGCGGTAAATATGTTGAATATCCCGATCTGGTGATCAATCTGACAAATTACTCCGTACTTTACCATGGAGAAAGCATCGATATGCCCCCGAAGGAACTGGAACTTTTATACTTCCTGGCTTCCTCTCCCAACCAGGTGTTTACAAGAGAACAGCTCCTTGATCACATCTGGGGTTATGAATATATCGGTGACACACGTACGGTAGACGTACATATCAAACGTCTCCGCGAAAAAATCAAAGACCATAAGTCATGGTCCATCAGTACCGTCTGGGGAATCGGTTACAAATTCGAGGTTAAATCTTCATGA
- a CDS encoding HAMP domain-containing sensor histidine kinase: MKNALYVKFLFGYVILGILSIFVISLMGSALIEQDLTRQTGDYLYKEAVNIASNHADYYYSQQASLEDTYFNLCTLSEYQNTQIWMLDPEGRILINTAESLNPDSPEQIDHFDPLSLGTGYYSIGKFYNCFSDRMLSVMVPVTLNMSTKGYIAIHVQMTDIYTHRDEILKSVYVVFLVIFMLTLMILLVFSFIVYGPLKQITQGANEYASGNLKYNIPVSADDEMGYLAATLNYMSDELDRAGEYQRQFVANVSHDFRSPLTSIKGYIEAMLDGTIPPEMQAKYLNIVLMETERLNKLTKGLITLNDYDASGYLLDITSFDINSVIRDTAATFGGTCMKKKITFQLLLAAEQLLVSADMGKIQQVLYNLIDNAVKFSPSNSVITVETTEKHGKVFVSVKDHGTGIPKNSIAKIWDRFYKTDSSRGKDRKGTGLGLSIVKEIINAHNQNINVISTEGVGTEFIFTLDKAKK, translated from the coding sequence ATGAAAAATGCGCTTTATGTTAAGTTCCTGTTTGGTTATGTGATTCTTGGCATCCTGAGCATCTTCGTGATCTCCCTGATGGGCTCCGCCCTGATCGAACAGGACCTGACCCGTCAGACCGGCGATTATCTGTACAAGGAGGCGGTAAACATCGCGTCCAATCACGCTGACTACTACTACTCACAGCAGGCATCCCTTGAGGATACCTACTTTAATCTGTGTACACTGTCCGAGTACCAGAACACGCAGATCTGGATGCTGGACCCGGAAGGCCGTATTCTTATCAATACAGCCGAGTCCCTGAATCCTGATTCCCCGGAGCAGATTGATCATTTTGACCCTCTGTCTCTCGGCACAGGCTATTACAGCATCGGAAAATTTTATAATTGTTTTTCTGACCGGATGCTGAGTGTCATGGTTCCGGTCACGCTGAACATGTCCACGAAAGGTTATATTGCCATCCATGTACAGATGACAGATATCTATACACACCGCGATGAAATACTGAAAAGCGTTTACGTTGTATTCCTGGTTATTTTCATGCTCACTCTTATGATTTTGCTGGTCTTCAGCTTTATCGTCTATGGACCGCTCAAGCAGATCACGCAGGGGGCAAATGAATATGCATCCGGGAATCTGAAATATAACATACCGGTCAGCGCTGACGATGAGATGGGATATCTTGCAGCAACGCTGAATTATATGTCGGATGAGCTGGACCGTGCCGGAGAATACCAGCGGCAGTTTGTGGCAAACGTATCCCATGATTTCCGTTCCCCGCTTACATCTATCAAAGGATATATTGAAGCCATGCTGGACGGCACGATTCCTCCGGAAATGCAGGCAAAATATCTGAACATCGTCCTTATGGAAACGGAGCGTCTGAACAAACTTACCAAGGGTTTAATTACCCTGAATGACTACGATGCCAGCGGTTATCTTCTGGACATCACCAGCTTTGATATTAACTCTGTCATCCGCGATACGGCCGCCACCTTCGGCGGAACCTGTATGAAAAAGAAAATCACCTTTCAGCTTCTGCTTGCCGCAGAACAGCTGCTGGTCAGTGCCGATATGGGAAAAATACAGCAGGTTCTCTACAATCTGATCGACAATGCCGTCAAATTCAGCCCTTCTAATTCTGTGATCACGGTAGAGACTACAGAAAAACACGGAAAGGTCTTTGTATCCGTCAAAGACCATGGGACGGGGATACCGAAGAACAGCATCGCAAAGATATGGGACCGATTCTATAAGACGGACTCCTCGCGAGGTAAAGACCGGAAGGGAACGGGCCTGGGGCTTTCCATTGTGAAAGAAATTATCAATGCTCATAATCAGAATATTAATGTGATCAGCACCGAAGGTGTGGGGACAGAGTTTATCTTTACTCTCGATAAAGCAAAAAAATAA
- a CDS encoding tRNA (cytidine(34)-2'-O)-methyltransferase produces MALNIVLYEPEIPANTGNIGRTCVASGTRLHLIEPLGFMLNEKQIRRAGMDYWKDLDVSRYINYEDFLNRNPGARIYMASTKAPRIYTDVQYEEDCYIMFGKESAGIPEEILLENQDTAVRIPMMNGIRSLNLGNSVAIVLYEALRQQKFVHMQMEGHLTKYDWK; encoded by the coding sequence ATGGCATTGAACATTGTATTGTATGAGCCGGAGATACCGGCGAACACGGGAAATATCGGCAGAACGTGTGTAGCTTCCGGTACCAGACTGCATCTGATCGAGCCGCTTGGCTTTATGCTGAATGAAAAACAGATCCGGCGTGCGGGGATGGATTACTGGAAAGACCTGGATGTGTCACGTTATATCAATTATGAGGATTTTCTGAACAGAAATCCAGGTGCCAGGATATACATGGCATCAACAAAGGCTCCGCGTATCTATACCGATGTACAGTACGAAGAGGACTGTTATATTATGTTCGGAAAGGAAAGCGCAGGGATTCCGGAGGAGATTCTGCTGGAAAATCAGGATACCGCGGTACGGATACCGATGATGAACGGAATACGTTCCCTGAATCTCGGGAATTCAGTGGCCATCGTTTTGTATGAGGCCCTCCGCCAGCAAAAGTTTGTGCATATGCAGATGGAAGGCCATCTGACTAAATATGACTGGAAATAA
- a CDS encoding AIR synthase family protein, with translation MKIGKLPESVLVRSILKQVKHRRDEVLVGPGVGQDCAALQLQEGEVFVMSTDPITGTTKDLGSHSIHITANDLAASGAEPVGVMLTAMLPDTVEEPEIRKLMQDIEKTCELLGMEVLGGHTEITNVVLQPLISVTGVGKIRREDLLSTMKMKPYQDIVISKWIGLEATTILAKEKDEELRRVFSEDFISTAKGFDAYLSVVEDARIAKTCGVSAMHDITEGGVFGALWEMAEGAGVGLEVDLKKIPIRQETVEICEFFGVNPYLIMSSGSMMIAADDGFSVVQELKKAGIEATVIGRTTAGNDRILRNGDDVRYLDRPQTDELYKVLG, from the coding sequence ATGAAAATTGGGAAATTGCCGGAGAGTGTTCTGGTGCGTTCGATTTTAAAACAGGTGAAACACAGGAGAGATGAGGTTCTGGTCGGACCGGGCGTGGGGCAGGACTGCGCTGCGCTGCAGCTGCAGGAGGGAGAAGTGTTCGTGATGTCCACAGATCCCATTACAGGGACCACCAAAGACCTGGGAAGCCACAGCATTCATATCACAGCGAATGATCTGGCAGCTTCCGGTGCAGAGCCGGTCGGTGTCATGCTGACAGCCATGCTGCCGGATACCGTGGAGGAACCGGAGATACGCAAACTGATGCAGGATATTGAGAAGACATGTGAACTGCTTGGTATGGAGGTACTTGGAGGGCATACAGAGATCACCAATGTCGTTCTGCAGCCGCTGATATCCGTTACCGGAGTGGGAAAGATCAGGCGTGAGGATCTGCTCTCCACCATGAAGATGAAACCATATCAGGATATTGTGATCAGCAAATGGATCGGCCTGGAGGCGACCACAATCCTTGCAAAAGAGAAGGATGAAGAACTAAGGCGCGTATTTTCCGAGGATTTTATCAGTACCGCAAAAGGATTTGACGCCTACCTGTCTGTGGTAGAGGATGCCAGGATCGCAAAAACATGCGGAGTTTCCGCTATGCATGATATCACAGAAGGCGGCGTATTCGGAGCGCTCTGGGAAATGGCAGAGGGAGCTGGGGTCGGTCTCGAAGTCGATCTGAAAAAAATTCCGATAAGGCAGGAGACCGTGGAAATCTGTGAATTTTTTGGCGTGAATCCATATTTAATCATGTCAAGCGGTTCCATGATGATAGCAGCGGATGACGGTTTTTCGGTTGTGCAGGAATTAAAGAAAGCCGGGATAGAGGCTACGGTGATTGGACGCACAACAGCCGGAAATGACAGAATTTTGCGAAACGGTGATGATGTCCGGTATCTGGACCGTCCGCAGACAGATGAGCTGTACAAGGTACTCGGATAG
- a CDS encoding VanW family protein, whose amino-acid sequence MRKNRVATNIAIFIICLFFSMVCVRQVFADAETSPVILEGVFIDGVDVSGMTREEAVLAVADHMEEIKGYHIQMHIGDHIVSATAGELGLYWKNEEVVDKALAFGQAGNIVRQYKAKQDLQQETVRFVLEYGVKADTAKAVLNEKCVPLDCEPQNASMTRTEDGFQIVKETQGVKIKVDESVEVLSEYLSELWRAGLGVVELPAEITEPEHKSSELEQVQDILGTASTDYSSSSAARAQNIATGTSFLNGSVLYPGETFSVESALIPFDAENGYEPAPSYENGDVVDSYGGGICQVSTTLYMALLRAEIEITERYNHSMIVKYVKPSMDAAIAEGSKDLQFVNNLDAPIYIEGYTDGGEVGFVVYGKEYRPENRKVTYESETLETVEPTVELTASQDPLGTIRQTSSSHTGYTACLWKIVTVDGVEESREQVNGSTYNMTPTRYTVGVSTSDSTAASEIQAAVDSNDLDKVYSVINKYS is encoded by the coding sequence ATGCGGAAAAATAGAGTAGCAACGAATATCGCGATATTTATAATCTGCCTGTTTTTCAGTATGGTTTGTGTGAGACAGGTATTTGCCGATGCAGAAACCTCCCCGGTGATACTGGAGGGGGTTTTTATTGACGGCGTCGATGTGTCGGGGATGACACGCGAGGAAGCTGTTCTGGCGGTTGCAGACCATATGGAGGAGATCAAAGGATATCATATACAGATGCATATCGGTGATCACATTGTAAGTGCAACAGCCGGTGAACTTGGTCTCTACTGGAAGAATGAAGAGGTTGTGGATAAGGCACTTGCCTTTGGACAGGCAGGCAACATAGTACGCCAGTATAAGGCAAAACAGGACCTTCAGCAGGAAACTGTTCGATTTGTGCTGGAGTATGGTGTGAAAGCGGATACGGCAAAAGCGGTGCTGAACGAGAAATGTGTGCCGCTGGACTGCGAACCGCAGAATGCATCCATGACGAGAACGGAGGACGGATTTCAGATCGTAAAAGAGACGCAGGGTGTGAAGATCAAAGTCGATGAGTCGGTCGAGGTACTGTCGGAATATCTCTCAGAACTCTGGAGAGCCGGTCTTGGAGTGGTCGAGCTGCCGGCGGAGATTACCGAACCGGAACATAAATCGTCAGAACTTGAACAGGTTCAGGATATTCTCGGAACTGCGAGCACAGACTATTCATCGAGCAGTGCTGCCAGAGCGCAGAACATAGCGACAGGAACCAGTTTCCTCAACGGATCAGTACTGTATCCGGGAGAGACCTTCTCAGTGGAGAGTGCCCTGATACCGTTTGATGCCGAAAATGGATATGAGCCGGCACCTTCCTATGAGAACGGGGATGTGGTGGACAGTTACGGCGGTGGCATCTGCCAGGTTTCCACGACACTTTATATGGCTCTGCTGAGGGCTGAGATCGAGATAACGGAGCGATATAATCATTCCATGATTGTCAAATATGTAAAACCTTCGATGGATGCTGCGATTGCAGAAGGATCAAAGGATCTCCAGTTTGTCAATAATCTGGATGCGCCAATTTATATTGAAGGTTATACAGACGGCGGCGAGGTGGGTTTCGTAGTCTATGGGAAAGAATACCGGCCGGAGAACCGTAAAGTGACGTATGAAAGCGAGACACTCGAGACGGTAGAACCAACGGTAGAACTGACGGCGTCTCAGGATCCGCTTGGTACGATCAGGCAGACTTCCTCCTCGCATACGGGTTATACGGCCTGCCTCTGGAAGATTGTGACGGTGGACGGCGTGGAGGAGAGTCGGGAACAGGTGAACGGCAGTACATATAATATGACACCGACGAGATATACTGTAGGAGTCAGTACAAGCGACAGCACAGCTGCATCTGAAATCCAGGCAGCCGTAGATTCGAATGATCTCGATAAAGTGTATTCGGTGATCAACAAATACAGTTGA
- a CDS encoding 3'-5' exonuclease: MKTCVVLDLETTGLHPKTDRILEIGALKIVDGRTVDSYHVLINPQMQIPYEIQELTGITQAMTEEGEKSETALGNFLDFCGELPLLGHNIMFDYSFVKHKAVNLGFKFEKEAVDTLKIARKALPDLPSRSLAALCRYYRIDQGNAHRALDDTRSTWQLYQYLERDFLESQPEIFKPQKLMYTVKKQRPITFSQKVYLNDLLRYHRIETDVKIESLTKSEASRMIDKIILNHGRVKR; encoded by the coding sequence ATGAAAACGTGTGTTGTATTGGATCTCGAGACTACGGGGCTGCACCCTAAAACGGACCGTATCCTGGAGATCGGAGCACTGAAAATTGTAGACGGGCGTACAGTGGATTCTTATCATGTGCTGATCAACCCCCAGATGCAGATACCATATGAGATACAGGAGCTGACAGGTATCACACAGGCGATGACAGAAGAGGGAGAAAAGTCTGAGACGGCACTTGGTAATTTCCTGGATTTCTGCGGAGAGCTTCCTCTTCTTGGGCATAATATTATGTTTGATTATAGTTTTGTCAAACACAAAGCGGTCAATCTTGGATTTAAGTTTGAAAAGGAAGCGGTGGACACGCTGAAAATCGCGAGAAAGGCGCTGCCGGACCTGCCTAGCCGCAGCCTTGCAGCACTCTGCAGGTATTATCGTATAGATCAGGGCAATGCACACCGGGCACTTGATGATACAAGGAGTACCTGGCAGCTCTATCAATATCTGGAGCGGGATTTTCTGGAAAGCCAACCCGAGATTTTTAAGCCGCAGAAATTGATGTACACGGTAAAAAAGCAGAGGCCAATCACGTTTTCACAAAAAGTTTACTTGAATGATTTGCTCAGATATCATAGAATAGAGACGGATGTAAAAATTGAGAGTCTTACCAAAAGTGAGGCATCCAGAATGATTGATAAAATAATATTAAATCATGGAAGAGTAAAGAGGTAA
- the nth gene encoding endonuclease III translates to MTKRTKEILRLLDETYSREYKCYLDHESPEQLLIATMLSAQCTDARVNIVTKDLFVKYPDMEAFATAELQELEQDIKSTGFYHNKAKNLIGCAKKLVAEYGGKVPESLEALISLPGVGRKTANVIRGNIFHERSIVVDTHVKRISRRLGLTEENDPEKIEYDLMRVLPKDHWILYNIQIITFGRQICFARSPKCGECFLTKYCREYEGVKK, encoded by the coding sequence ATGACAAAGAGGACAAAAGAGATATTAAGGCTTCTGGATGAGACATATTCCAGGGAATATAAGTGTTATCTGGATCATGAGAGTCCGGAACAGCTGCTGATCGCGACCATGCTGAGTGCGCAGTGTACGGATGCAAGAGTTAATATTGTGACGAAAGATTTATTTGTAAAATATCCCGATATGGAGGCGTTTGCCACTGCAGAGCTTCAGGAGCTGGAACAGGATATTAAATCCACCGGGTTTTATCATAATAAGGCAAAGAACCTGATCGGCTGTGCAAAAAAACTTGTGGCGGAATACGGCGGGAAAGTGCCGGAGAGTCTGGAAGCACTGATATCACTTCCCGGCGTGGGGCGGAAAACGGCAAATGTGATCCGGGGGAACATTTTTCACGAGCGCAGCATCGTCGTGGATACCCATGTGAAGAGGATTTCACGCAGGCTTGGACTGACTGAAGAAAATGACCCGGAAAAGATAGAGTATGATTTGATGAGAGTGCTTCCAAAGGATCACTGGATCCTGTATAATATTCAGATCATCACGTTTGGGCGGCAGATTTGTTTTGCACGCAGCCCGAAATGCGGGGAATGTTTTTTGACAAAGTACTGCAGGGAATATGAGGGAGTGAAAAAATGA
- a CDS encoding B12-binding domain-containing radical SAM protein yields the protein MKILLAAVNAKYIHSNLALYSLYRYTKKYRNHVMMLEFTINQRTEDVMQSIYRQHPDVLCFSCYIWNISIIRELAAELHKVLPDMKIWLGGPEVSYDAVRELTRMPYAAGVMRGEGEETFLQLVSHYVDGTAPLDEIAGITYRNQKGDTVENPGRRLLDMGDIPFPYDKLSEFAHRIIYYETSRGCPFSCSYCLSSVDKKLRFRPFSLVREELAFFLENRVKQVKLVDRTFNCRKDHARAIWRYLLENDNGVTNFHFEIAADLLEEEDFEILSGMRPGLIQLEIGVQSTNPDTLREIKRTMDFEKVCTAVKTVQKFHNIHQHLDLIAGLPYEGYGSFRKSFNDVFALHPEQLQLGFLKVLKGSYMWEQAGMYGCVWREHEPYEVLFTDWISYEELLELKRVEEMVEVYYNSGQFAYTMDFLARQLGTPIDCFEALGRFYEEHGYLGISHSRARRYEILLEFIQEVCPGEIPRYKNLLTFDYYLRENAKSRPVWSPKPSVSQMEMKNVYGNLYDGILSHYRGFDHRQIQRMTHVEAFDCGIVLFDYERRNPMTNDASWHLIRSKVTDDKEDKRDIKASG from the coding sequence ATGAAGATTTTGCTGGCTGCTGTTAATGCCAAATATATTCACTCCAATCTGGCGTTATACAGCCTGTACCGTTATACAAAAAAATACCGAAACCATGTGATGATGCTGGAATTCACGATCAACCAGAGGACGGAGGATGTGATGCAGAGCATTTACAGGCAGCATCCGGATGTACTGTGCTTCTCGTGCTATATCTGGAACATTTCAATCATCAGAGAGCTGGCCGCAGAGCTGCACAAAGTATTGCCCGATATGAAGATCTGGCTGGGCGGACCAGAGGTATCGTATGATGCTGTTCGGGAGCTTACCAGGATGCCGTATGCCGCTGGTGTGATGCGCGGCGAGGGGGAGGAGACCTTTTTGCAGCTGGTCAGCCATTATGTGGATGGGACAGCGCCGCTGGATGAAATAGCGGGGATCACGTATCGGAACCAGAAAGGAGATACGGTGGAAAATCCGGGGCGGAGGCTGCTGGACATGGGTGATATTCCCTTTCCATATGATAAACTGTCAGAATTTGCTCACAGGATCATCTATTATGAAACGAGCCGGGGCTGTCCGTTTTCCTGCAGTTACTGTCTTTCATCCGTCGATAAAAAACTGCGGTTCCGTCCTTTCAGTCTCGTGAGGGAGGAACTGGCTTTTTTTCTGGAAAACCGTGTGAAACAGGTGAAGCTTGTGGATCGAACATTTAACTGCAGGAAGGATCATGCCAGGGCGATCTGGCGGTATCTGCTGGAAAATGACAATGGCGTGACAAACTTTCATTTCGAGATTGCGGCAGATCTTCTTGAGGAGGAAGACTTTGAAATTTTATCAGGGATGCGTCCGGGTCTGATACAGCTGGAGATCGGAGTACAGTCAACGAATCCGGACACACTGCGGGAAATCAAAAGAACGATGGATTTCGAAAAAGTGTGTACCGCTGTGAAGACCGTACAGAAGTTTCACAATATACATCAGCATCTGGACCTGATTGCGGGGCTTCCGTATGAAGGTTACGGCAGCTTTCGCAAATCATTCAATGATGTATTTGCCCTGCATCCGGAACAGCTGCAGCTTGGCTTTCTGAAGGTTCTGAAAGGTTCATATATGTGGGAACAGGCCGGTATGTATGGGTGTGTATGGAGAGAGCATGAGCCGTATGAGGTATTATTTACCGATTGGATTTCGTATGAGGAACTGTTAGAGTTAAAACGGGTGGAAGAAATGGTAGAGGTGTATTATAACAGCGGTCAGTTTGCATATACCATGGATTTTCTGGCTAGGCAGCTGGGTACGCCGATCGACTGTTTTGAAGCACTGGGGCGATTCTATGAAGAACACGGCTATCTGGGAATTTCTCATTCCCGCGCCCGGCGCTATGAGATACTGCTGGAGTTTATTCAGGAAGTCTGTCCGGGTGAGATCCCCCGATATAAGAACCTGCTTACGTTCGATTACTATCTCAGAGAGAATGCGAAAAGCCGTCCGGTATGGTCACCCAAGCCTTCTGTCAGTCAGATGGAGATGAAAAATGTTTATGGAAATCTGTATGACGGCATACTTTCTCATTACCGCGGGTTTGATCACAGGCAGATTCAAAGAATGACACATGTGGAAGCGTTTGACTGTGGGATTGTACTGTTCGACTATGAGCGGCGTAATCCTATGACGAACGATGCCAGCTGGCACCTCATAAGGAGTAAAGTGACTGATGACAAAGAGGACAAAAGAGATATTAAGGCTTCTGGATGA